The region GAGGAGAAagcacataaagttgctaaaGAATTTGATGACTTTTTTGAATGTGTTGTTGAAGAACATGTAAATAAGAGAACAGAAGTGGATGCTCAAGGTAGTGAAGATCAAGATCTTGTTGACACCTTATTGGATGTACAAAGAGATAACGCAACTGGCTTTACCTTTCATAGAGATGTCATCAAAGCCCTCATTTTGGTAAGAGTTTTATTTTCatcttttaattttgaattaaagaGTTGGCATATGTCCCCCGTGAAGTGGGGATAAGAATTTTCTAGTTAAAATTAAGGTGAAGCCGGGATATGAATTTTCTATTTAGAATTAAAAGACCGAAGTAAAGGAAAATAAGGTTTAAATTAGAACAGCACTATAGTTAGCTACAAAACCACTCATGTTGTGAAAATTTAGAACTACTCAACTAAACTACAAAATTCATAGAAACTACCATGTACTAAACACAAGTTATATTTGAAAGTATAGTAAATTTCAAAAAATCGTTAATGTGGTTTAATTAGTATAATATGTAGATTTTGTTTCTATTTGGATTTTTCATTCGAATAGTCTCATTGTCATTATTTTGTTATGATTCGTCTATACAAGACAACTAGAACTATCATAACAATTATGAGAGATGtctaagtgattcaaatgaggtTGCATGCCTTATATATGTTAGACAtcatgatttatttatttatttattttattttttatttttttttactgtTTTATGATTAGTTTATTATAATAAATGTCATTAAAATATTTGGGTTACCACCCCACTTCGACGATTTCAACAGAGGGAAGGGATTGTTAGGATTAATGATTTTAATAAACACGCACACGATAATGAAGATGCTAAAGGAACAATAAGATTTAATAAGACACCCAAGAGTACTAGTAATGGAACACCATTTAAAATTTATGTTTATTGTAGGATGTATTTGTTGCTGGAACAGATACTACATTCGTAAGTTTGGTATGGTCAATCAGTGAGCTAATAAGACACCCAAGCATAATGGAAAAAGTACAACAAGAAGTAACAGAAATAGCACAAGGAAGATCCATGATTTTGGAAAAGGATTTAGAGAAAATGAATTATCTTAAAGCCATCATCAAGGAGACCTTACGTTTGCATACTCCAGTTCCACTACTTGTTCCTCGAGAATCAACACAAGATGTGAAAGTAATGGGTTACGACATTCCAGCTGGCACACAAGCGATTGTGAATGCTTGGGCGATAGGAAGAGATCCTACCTTATGGGAAGACCCAGAGGAATTTAGGCCTGAAAGGTTCTTCAACTCTTCCACAGATTACAAAGGGCTTCACTTTGAGTTTCTTCCATTTGGTGGTGGACGAAGAGGGTGCCCTGGGATTCAATTCGCTATAGTCATCATTGAATTAGCATTAGCAAATGTGATATACAAGTTCGATTTGGCATTACCAGATGGAGtaaaaggaaaggatttggacaTGAGTGAGAAGTATGGCCTTGTTGTCCATAAGAAATCTCCTTTAATTGTTGTGGCAACTTCTCGTTTCTAGTAGTTGCATGCCCATAGTATGTAACTTTCAATGATGATAATACTGAATATATGTTTCATAATAGATGTAGTAACCGAAGATGTGTCTAGCTTTAAACACAAATCCTTTTAAATTTAAGATATGATTGATTTTCCATAATCATACATTATTTTTTTGGAACATCCTATCATGTTATGATTTAGATGTTAATTTAGTTTTACGATTAAATTGATCAAACACATACTATGAGAGGAGATTATTTGTTGTTCTTAATTTCTTTCTTGGACAATCATTATTATATGCATGAGGAACACAAATCACGGTTTATTGATCCAAAGAACATGACTATAACTTAACACTAACAACTTCCATGACCTTTATAGCAAATTGGTCATAATTGGTTGCATAAATATGTCATTATACGATTTAGAAAGGCACAAGAACATTAATATAatatgtataaatacatttttgaaaGCCGATAATATCAACATTACACTTCCCAACTGGTCTCTGTACACAACTCTCTAACAAACATGAAAACTTACTGTTCCTCATCCTCGCCATGGGCCGGTGATGAACCTGAACTCGATGGAGATGGCATCGAGGCGGGTTGGGGCACATTTGTTGGCCCAAATAAGGTACTAAAAGGCCAAGGAAGAGACAAACGCCTCAGATTTCTTTCATCCCTATCTTCACTATCTCCTGACCTGTTTGCCTCTTGGCCGGGTCTTGTTTCATCAGAAGGTAACTCAAACCTACAAACGGGACATGAGCTATGAAGCTCTAACCATGGCAGAATACATTCGCTATGAAACTTATGTTTGCATGGCATTTCTTTGGCTTCATTTCCAACTTCAAAATCATCCAAACAAACCGAACATTAACCGAATTTTCATTGATTTTTACAGTTGGCATTGCTTCCACCGCCTAGTTTTTGTATGGGTCAGGTTCCGTGTCTATTCAGGTCAATTTCAGAAAAATGTTGTAGTAATTCGTCTAATCTGGGACATGAAAAATAGTCACCTAAAGAACCAATTGGATGGGTCCCACCACCGCTGCCTTGAACAACTATTGTCTGATTAAAAGGATTAATCAGAATAACACGTTCCTTATCATGATCACGATCACGTTCTTGTGATGTATTGTTTTCAGATCCGAATTGAATgccttggaggaggtggaggatggTGGCGGAGCTCCTACCCCGCCTCCTCATGATGGACTCAAACTCACGGTCCAAATCAGAGTCTCCACCCTCCCAGAAGTTGTAGCTCTGGTGGCGGTCTTCTTCCTCGTTATCATCATCAAAGTCAATGTGGCAAAATATTCGGGGACGGTGATGGTTTTTCATCATGTGGAGAAAGACCGGAGGCCATAACGACTAACCACCGTCAGGAACATCTTCAAGGTGGTCGTGGCGGTGGTGGTTGCTTCTGACACTATCCATTTCCTCCACGAATTCACCATGACAAGTCGAACACTTGATTGTTAGCACTTCTATGATTGGGAGTACGGTCCTATTACATTGTTGACTCTCTATCTTCGTCCATATCTTACTTTCAGAAATCAGAATCAAGCTCAGTTATCAATCGCAATCAAAATCAGCAACCACGAAGTAGAAAAAATTTGGGTGTGTTAGTTCAAACATATTATTACAGATCAAAGTAtataaaaccctagaaacccttgATCTGAGATTTACAAAGATAGAATTCTACTAGTAATTAACAAGAAAAATAGATCTTCAAAACGTAATTTAGCCTGATCTAGAAAGTCAAATTTCTTGGTAAAGATTTGTATAATCTATACATGAAGAATCTGAAAGCTTCTAAATTTCAATTCCTTTGTAAACCTAACCAACATGGATCGAAACTGACTCAaataagaaagagaaagagaaacaaTTACCAGTATCAACAGATGAAATATGGTGTGTTGGAAAGATGCAATCAAAGACGTTTTTGTTGGAAAGCTGCAACCAAAGACGTTTGTGGTGGGAATCTGAATGGGTATTGTGGGGTTATATGAATTGTACGAGTTGTTTGTTGTACCCACTCCTTTGCATGAAACTATCAAATTTCAAGTACCACTGTCTTGGAGCTTGCTTGAATCCATACGGAATTTTCTTCAGTTTGCACACCATATTTTCTTTACCAACTATGGGAAAACCCTCTGGTGGTGTCATGTAGATGTCTCTTTTTAGGTCGTCATGGAGAAAGCCTGTTTTAACATCTAGCTGCTCTAGATGGAGATCTTCAGAGGATACAATACCCAAGACCATTCTGATTGTAGTCATATTCACAACTGTAGAGAATATCTCATTGTCATCAACTCTCTTCTTCTTTTGAAACCCCTTGACCACCAACCTTGCCTTGTATTGTTTTTTTTGCCATCAATCTCATCTTTGAACCGAGACACCCATTTGTTCTGTAGTGCTTTTTTCCATGTTGGGAGCTTGACTAAGAACCAAGTGTGGTTCTTGTCCAGCGAGCTCAACTCGTTTTCCTTAGCCTTCTTCCACTGTTTGGACTCTTTCATCCTCAAGGCCTCTAGATAAGACTCAGATTCACCATTCCCAGTCAACAACAAATAATATCTGATAGAAAATACTTGACTGTAGGTCTTTGTACTCTAGTAGATCTACAGACAATAGGTGTAACGGTCTCAGCTTCATTTTCAACCTCATCCTCTAAAATACTATCATATGATACATCTGAGCTCCCACTACTTCCTGAAGTTTGACCTATCTCTATAGTATTGATAGGTTTTACAACGTCGTCATCTAATATTTCTTCTAAATCAACTTAATCTTTCTTTTCTGGTTGTTTGTCGTTTCCAGAGCTCTTTTCAAGTTCATCCTTGTATAGAGCACTCTCGTTGAACACAACATACCAACTTTTAATAACCTTTTTATTCTCGTTATCCTAGAATCGGTACCCCATGTCATCCAACCCGTAACCTATAAAGGTGCACTTCCTTACCTTCACCTCTAGTTTGTCTCTCTCTGAGTTTTTAACTTGAACATACAAGACACAACCGAATACCTTCAAGTGTTTGAGCAAAATCTCCTGACCTTGCCATTGCTTTTCTGGAATCTTGAAACCTATAGGGAATGAGGGTCTTctatttattaaatatatattatgttGACCGATTCTGCCCATAATAGTATTGGTAAACATGCATGTAGTATCATGTCTTTAGCCCTCCCATTCAATGTTtagttcactactagaaaaacagccttttacgatgtgcaatgtgtgtcgtaaaacgctcaaacgacgcgcaaatgtgtgtcaaggaaggccttgtcataacgagagacgacacgcttttgtgcgtcgtctatagacgacgtgcagttacgacacgcatttatggCGCTCATTTACGACATGCtatgtgtatcaaggaaggccctgtcataaagtaagacgacacgcatttgcgtgtcgtaaccttacgacacgcgtTTAGGACACGAGTTTCGTATCATTAtagcccctgtcataaatgaagatgacacacatttgcatgtcataaacttcAGCAGCCATTTATAATATGCATATACGACGTGCCTTTACGATACTAttttacgcataatacaaaaatatagaaaaaaaaatatataccaaaacaatcaatttgatccaataacatcatgtcaaaaaattatAATACCTTGATATTATAATACATTGTTATtcagaggttttccctaactatataacctaatgctACATTGCTATAAAGGGGAACCTTCTTGTTTTAGTAACTCATCATTAAGCTGTCTAATGATGCTCTAAAACCCTTCATGTATCCAACCAATCATCATGTCTCTTAGCATCAATATCAATCCCAACTCTTGATCAAAAACAACACGGAAATCCTACACAATAATCATGTCAGTTGTACAATATCAATATCAACTAATTAATAATGCACATGGTATGTATGAGAGTGTAATCAAAATGATCTACCAATAAGTCATGTTTTCATTAAAGGTATCTTTAGTAGCTTCAAGTTTCGGGTGATCAAGAATATACAAAATGTCAAGCAAGTATGATTGATTGTAAGACAACTTTGCAGTAATTATATTTCTACTTGAAACACCAAGCAAGGAAATTAGGAAAGAACATAGCTAAGAAGCTTTACCAGTTCAACTTGACTAGTGATGCGATTCTCAAACTCTTCCATGATCTTACTTAGCACAGATTATACAGGCTGCACAAGCATAATAGTATCATAGCAAACATGAGAAATCAGTTGTTGTGGTGAAACAAACTTGCAAAACACCAAATTACACTTACCATGGGAACCTCGTCGGGTTTCTTATCCAATAGAACTACAAGGACAAGCATGTTTAATGAGAAAaacatttttgtgatgatttttcaACACATACATTTTTGTGATAATGTTGAACAAGATccaaataacattaaaataacaAACTGACATACATACCCGAGATAACAATTTGAACAAGATCTGCATCGGCTTGTTAATGTTCCTGAAAGAAAATACAAATACCAATCACCAATTAAGTAAATTAAATATTAGCTCAACTTGTTAATATACCTTACTAAAATAAAGAATAATCCTAAATGAGCATTACATATGATGTCTTACGGGTAAAATGTGGATGGCATTCAAGAACCGTTTCGGATGTTGAATCCAATATCAGAGAGCAGATGCTTGCAGCCATCATAGTACTAGACCAGTCAACATCATCCTctgacaaaacccaaaaatttaaattaacatcaaaattcccaaaataaataaataagtaaaccAAGAAATGAATAAATGTTACATTATATTTATACCTGCCCATGATGACAGCACCCCGAACAGCTTGATAAAATAAGAATCATCAATGTGGACCCCAATCTCCTCTCTCTAATACCACAAAGAAAAACAAGAATAAAAGAAATTATAATATCACAAATAAGGGTAATAAATAGCCAAAATAACATACCTTTAAAAGAAGATTTTAAAATAGTATCACATGCCAAGAAAATAGGACCATTCTCCTCAACTGTCCCACCATCGTCTTCAGCCAACCTAATTAGACACTCCACCACCTTCAAATTAAAAATAtcgacatttagttacttttattccctttcatttttcaaattgagtaacatttatttatttaaaaaatactaATAACTTATTGCTTTATATGCTCCAGAAAAGGCTATTAACCGACATCCATCAATCTCCATTGTTATCTGGCATAACATTGGAAGTAAGAAGCAAACTGAAGAGAATGAGCTATAAACAAAAATTATGAAATTCATTTAGTCTCCGTTTATTTTCTAAACTTAGTAACAAatgagaaataaaaaaaaataaaaataaaaaaaaaatgacaaaCATTTGTTCATCTTCACCTTCAACAAAAACCATATACCCTAACTTAGTAACAAATGAGAAATAAAATGGATGAATACTGAAAATTGTTTGTTGGAATGTAAGGGTAATATGATAATTTAGTTTCATTTAAAGTGTTGCATTAAGTCATTGTACACATACATGACGTATCAAGTACTCGTGATAATTTGTACAAGCAATTAGACATGTTTCATATAGTTGGGAAATCTCcggaaaagtctcaatattttaccctaatttatgaaaaagtcccaaactaaaatttgtttatgaaaaaatcctaattaccggtaaaaatgacgatttgGCCCTATTTCCCCGATTTACCGGTTTTATTACTTAACCGGTTTTAAAAAAGTcccattattttaccataatttatgAATAAGTCCCAAATTATTGTAAAATAATAGGACTTTAATGAAAATAATGGTAAAATAATGGGTCTTTAATGTTTCCGGGTAAGTAATGAAACCGGTAAACCGAGAAAATAGGGCCAACTCGTCATTTTTACCGGTTTTTGGGACTTTTTCATAAACCAATTTTAGTTTGGGACTTTTTtgtaaattagggtaaaatattgggacttttccggAGATTTCCCTCATACAGTTTGATTACTTTGTTCAAGTCATCACATCCTTCAATGAAATCAAGGTAGTTATGCCAGTTTTCAAGCTCTGTAACATTAAGTGGCCTAAAGTGATAATAAGGTCTCTTGATGGCTGTTTCAAAATCTATGATTTTAGATTCTAAAttcttagttttttttataaagctCTTCTCTAAGGGAAATATAGGTCTCCAACTCTTTAGCGTCAGTTAATCTATCATTCGAATGGATCTCACCCTCACTTTCTTGATTCTTGAATTCCCCTTTTACCCTTGCTGCAGCTTCAAGTTCTTCAGCTATTCCGAGTTCTGATAAAGGGAGACTAGCAGCTAATTCCCTAAAGCtttcaaaagtaaaaaaaaaaaaaaaaaaaaaaaaaaaaaaaaaaaagtagaatgaAAATATGTGGCTTGACTAGTTAAAGAAAGATTGTGTTGAAAAAGCATACATCAATCATCATCTGTTAAAATATCGATCCAACTGTTGATTAGGGAGGAGGGAGTGATTCCCTCCCAACCTACTGAATCCACTGCTACATCACTTTTTCTCTttcatttttcttcatctttcccaaCCCACAACATACGGAAACCCTATATTTTTGAACCCACTCACCCACTCggttaaaaaaatacaaaacaatcaaaggtaaaatattaattagcaatagagttaTCGACGATACCATTCCCGCTTCAACGGGTAGGTTGATTGGTTTCACTAACCCACTTCATCATCTCTCTATTTTCTCTTTCTCATTTTCTCTTGTAccatgtgttttaaaacttgtaccctggttgttttgtattttttttaattgagtgggttgagtGGGTTCAAAAAGATAGGATTTCCATGTATTGTGGGTTGGGAACGATGAAGAAAAAAAGACACAAAAATTAATGTGGTAGTGGGTTCGGTGGGTTAGGAGGgaacgactccctcctcccttaGGAATCTCCAATATCCATGTGTAAATCATGGCAAGATTCCATCATTTCCGTAATTGATACTCATATTCAATGTATTTATCCCACAAAGAAAATGAAAGATTATCAGTTCCAACATAAGCTAGACCCCGTTCA is a window of Lactuca sativa cultivar Salinas chromosome 1, Lsat_Salinas_v11, whole genome shotgun sequence DNA encoding:
- the LOC111896970 gene encoding cytochrome P450 Tp4149, which gives rise to MFSFLQNSPLFYYSCIVLIILISFKWISTLSKTNKNLPPSPPRLPIIGNLHQLGLSPHRSLEALSKKHGPLMLMHLGNVPMLVASSPDAAKEILKTHDLKFASRPKLRIADILLYGSKDITFSPYGEYWRQLKSIAVVHLLNNTRVQSFQQVREKEVALMIDKIKNSDGSLVDLNELFFWLTNNIFCMASLGRKYGGSTFADIMDRFMHLLSGFNVGDYIPWLAWIDRLSGLEEKAHKVAKEFDDFFECVVEEHVNKRTEVDAQGSEDQDLVDTLLDVQRDNATGFTFHRDVIKALILDVFVAGTDTTFVSLVWSISELIRHPSIMEKVQQEVTEIAQGRSMILEKDLEKMNYLKAIIKETLRLHTPVPLLVPRESTQDVKVMGYDIPAGTQAIVNAWAIGRDPTLWEDPEEFRPERFFNSSTDYKGLHFEFLPFGGGRRGCPGIQFAIVIIELALANVIYKFDLALPDGVKGKDLDMSEKYGLVVHKKSPLIVVATSRF